The Nocardioides houyundeii genome includes the window TGCCGGACCGGCGCCGGGGAGTCGGAGGAGGTCTCGAGGGCCACGGCGGTGAGCCTAGGTCACGCCACCGACGGCCTGCGGAAACCCCGCCTAAGCGGGGTTCCCTACGGTTAGTGGGGGTTGCATGCCCCCCTAACCCGCAGGAACCCCGCCTGAGCGGGGATTCATGCGGCGCCCCCTACACTCGGGGCCATGAGCACCGACCTGGGCACTCCGTCCTTCCTCACCCCGACGGAGGCGGAGAAGGCGGTCCTTCTCGCTGCGCCGCGCGGCTACTGCGCCGGCGTCGACCGCGCGGTCATCACGGTGGAGAAGGCCCTGGACCTGTACGGCGCCCCGGTGTACGTCCGCAAGCAGATCGTGCACAACAAGCACGTGGTGGCCAACCTGGAGTCCCGGGGCGCGATCTTCGTGGAGGAGCTCGACGAGGTGCCGCAGGGCGAGACGGTTGTCTTCTCCGCGCACGGCGTCTCCCCGGAGGTGCACCGGCAGGCGGAGGAGCGGGCGCTGAAGACGATCGACGCGACCTGCCCTCTGGTGACCAAGGTGCACCACGAGGCGAAGCGGTTCGCCGCGGACGACTACGACATCCTGCTGATCGGGCACGAGGGGCACGAGGAGGTCGAGGGCACCGCGGGCGAGGCTCCCGAGCACATCCAGCTCGTGCAGTCGCCCGCCGACGTGCCCGGCATCGTGGTGCGTGACCCCGCCCGCGTTGCGTGGCTGTCCCAGACCACGCTCTCGGTCGACGAGACCCTGGAGACGGTGGCCGCGATCCGGGATCGCTTCCCGCTGCTGCTCGATCCGCCCTCCGACGACATCTGCTACGCGACCCAGAACCGCCAGCTGGCGGTCAAGGAGATCGCGACCGACGCCGACCTGGTGATCGTGGTCGGCTCGGGCAACTCCTCCAACTCGGTGCGTCTGGTCGAGGTGGCCCTGGAAGCGGGCGCGAAGACGTCGTACCGGGTGGACGACGCCTCCGAGATCGACGAGGCCTGGCTCGTGGGTGTCCAGAAGGTCTCGGTGACCTCGGGTGCCTCCGTGCCCGAGGACCTGGTCGACGGAGTGCTGGCCTTCCTGGCAGAGCGGGGCTTCCCGGACGCGAAGGCCGTGCACTCTGCGGAGGAGTCGCTCATCTTCGCCCTGCCGCCGGAGCTGCGTCGGGACCTGCGGAAGGCGCAGCAGGGGTCCTGATGGCACGCTTCCTCGACGTACATCCGGAGAACCCGCAGGCTCGGACGATCGGGCAGATCGTGGCTGCGCTGCGCGACGACGCGCTGATCGCCTACCCCACCGAC containing:
- a CDS encoding 4-hydroxy-3-methylbut-2-enyl diphosphate reductase, coding for MSTDLGTPSFLTPTEAEKAVLLAAPRGYCAGVDRAVITVEKALDLYGAPVYVRKQIVHNKHVVANLESRGAIFVEELDEVPQGETVVFSAHGVSPEVHRQAEERALKTIDATCPLVTKVHHEAKRFAADDYDILLIGHEGHEEVEGTAGEAPEHIQLVQSPADVPGIVVRDPARVAWLSQTTLSVDETLETVAAIRDRFPLLLDPPSDDICYATQNRQLAVKEIATDADLVIVVGSGNSSNSVRLVEVALEAGAKTSYRVDDASEIDEAWLVGVQKVSVTSGASVPEDLVDGVLAFLAERGFPDAKAVHSAEESLIFALPPELRRDLRKAQQGS